From uncultured Roseateles sp., the proteins below share one genomic window:
- a CDS encoding methyl-accepting chemotaxis protein: protein MSFLDKIKGFGKRQSAAAGGSAAAQADSGSPDTITLTESSGMPSTRMGGATTSIISEALPTGMQAEFADSQAAEARRRVPPAQMPFIGHLGLASQQKVLALLVVAGVIGVAGAVVSTLISAGRVSAQVGASGQALMQSQRLAKSVWQAVAGNPKGFPELRESADTMASLVRSLKTGEGSVPQASGAVQDTIDPLLPMVDRAEKSAKVVLSQEKVLTQVGTALRTINRQSSDLLESAEAVASLAMQQNAPVAESAAVSQLVMLTQRIGKSANEFLTQEGVSPEAVFLLGKDLNTFKEITEGLISGSQDLRLVGAKDAQTKERLQALLKQYEQTRAQAYAILGNLQGLVSAREAQTAILADSEPLRLGLQDMQNRIQAESGMQPWVLIVLLLSSIMVALGGFGFLRLYVSDQGQRAALAETQKNAAERQEQEAKRVNDANQAAILRLMNELQLVAEGDLTQQATVTEDITGAIADSVNYTVEELRTLVAQVQGTAARVTETTLQVDQNSTELLAASTEQLHEIRDTGEAVLQMAGRINQVSAQAQQTAQVAQRSRAVAESGLQAMQNTIGGMNAIREQIQETSKRIKRLGESSQEIGEITELISDITEQTNVLALNAAIQAASAGEAGRGFSVVAEEVQRLAERSGSATRRIAALVKTIQTDTQDAVAAMERSTQNVVEGTRLSDAAGTALTDIDQVSRQLSDLIVQISDQALSEASQANIVASNIQHIFAVTEQTGEGTRSTATLVHQLSRTAEELKASVSRFKID from the coding sequence ATGAGCTTCCTGGACAAGATCAAGGGCTTTGGCAAGCGTCAATCGGCGGCTGCTGGTGGCAGCGCGGCGGCGCAGGCCGACAGCGGGTCACCCGACACCATCACGCTGACCGAGTCCAGCGGCATGCCCAGCACCCGCATGGGCGGCGCCACCACCTCCATCATTTCCGAGGCCCTGCCCACCGGCATGCAGGCCGAATTTGCCGACAGCCAGGCAGCCGAGGCGCGCCGGCGCGTGCCGCCGGCGCAGATGCCCTTCATCGGCCATCTGGGCCTGGCCAGCCAGCAGAAGGTGCTGGCCCTGCTGGTCGTCGCCGGGGTGATCGGTGTCGCGGGTGCGGTGGTCTCGACGCTGATCAGCGCCGGCCGCGTCTCGGCCCAGGTGGGTGCCAGCGGCCAGGCCCTGATGCAGTCGCAGCGGCTGGCCAAATCGGTCTGGCAGGCGGTGGCTGGCAATCCCAAGGGCTTCCCGGAACTGCGCGAAAGCGCAGACACCATGGCCAGCCTGGTGCGCAGCCTGAAGACCGGCGAGGGCTCGGTGCCCCAGGCCTCGGGTGCGGTGCAGGACACGATAGATCCGCTGCTGCCCATGGTGGACCGGGCCGAGAAGAGCGCCAAGGTGGTGCTGAGCCAGGAGAAGGTGCTGACCCAGGTCGGCACCGCGCTGCGCACCATCAACCGCCAGTCGTCCGATCTGCTGGAAAGCGCCGAGGCCGTGGCCTCGCTGGCGATGCAGCAGAACGCGCCGGTGGCCGAAAGCGCCGCCGTCAGCCAGCTGGTGATGCTGACCCAGCGCATAGGCAAGAGCGCCAATGAATTCCTGACGCAGGAGGGCGTCAGCCCCGAGGCGGTGTTCCTGCTTGGCAAGGACCTGAACACCTTCAAGGAAATCACCGAAGGCCTGATCAGCGGCAGCCAGGACCTGCGTCTGGTCGGTGCCAAGGACGCGCAGACCAAGGAGCGCCTGCAGGCCCTGCTCAAGCAATACGAACAGACCCGTGCCCAGGCCTATGCGATTCTGGGCAATCTGCAGGGCCTGGTATCGGCGCGCGAGGCGCAGACCGCCATCCTGGCCGACAGCGAACCGCTGCGCCTGGGGCTGCAGGATATGCAGAACCGCATCCAGGCCGAGAGCGGTATGCAGCCCTGGGTGCTGATCGTGCTGCTGTTGTCATCGATCATGGTGGCACTGGGCGGCTTTGGCTTTCTGCGCCTGTATGTGTCCGACCAGGGCCAGCGTGCCGCCCTGGCCGAAACGCAGAAGAACGCTGCGGAACGCCAGGAGCAGGAGGCCAAGCGCGTCAATGACGCCAACCAGGCCGCCATTCTGCGTTTGATGAACGAGCTGCAGCTGGTCGCCGAAGGCGACCTGACACAACAGGCGACGGTGACGGAAGACATCACCGGCGCGATCGCCGACTCGGTCAACTATACGGTGGAAGAGCTGCGCACCCTGGTGGCCCAGGTGCAGGGCACGGCCGCGCGGGTGACCGAAACCACCCTGCAGGTGGACCAGAACTCGACCGAGCTGCTGGCCGCCTCGACCGAACAGCTGCACGAGATCCGCGACACCGGCGAGGCCGTGCTGCAGATGGCTGGCCGCATCAACCAGGTGTCGGCCCAGGCCCAGCAGACGGCCCAGGTGGCGCAGCGCTCGCGGGCAGTGGCCGAGTCCGGCCTGCAGGCGATGCAGAACACCATCGGCGGCATGAACGCGATCCGCGAGCAGATCCAGGAAACCTCCAAGCGCATCAAGCGCCTGGGCGAGAGTTCGCAGGAAATCGGCGAGATCACCGAGCTGATCTCCGACATTACCGAGCAGACCAATGTGCTGGCGCTGAACGCCGCCATCCAGGCCGCCTCGGCCGGCGAGGCCGGCCGCGGCTTCTCGGTGGTGGCCGAGGAAGTGCAGCGGCTGGCAGAGCGCTCCGGCAGCGCCACGCGCCGCATTGCCGCGCTGGTGAAGACGATTCAGACCGACACCCAGGATGCCGTGGCCGCCATGGAGCGCTCGACGCAGAACGTGGTCGAAGGTACGCGACTGTCCGACGCGGCCGGCACGGCGCTGACCGACATCGACCAGGTGTCGCGCCAGCTGTCCGACCTGATCGTGCAGATTTCCGACCAGGCCCTCAGCGAGGCCAGCCAGGCCAATATCGTGGCCTCGAACATCCAGCACATTTTTGCGGTGACCGAGCAGACCGGCGAGGGCACACGCTCCACGGCCACCCTGGTGCACCAGCTGTCGCGCACGGCCGAGGAACTGAAGGCCTCGGTGTCGCGGTTCAAGATCGACTGA
- a CDS encoding chemotaxis protein CheW — MSNKEALRELQHRLAERMQAARAQAPGNSWLAVECAGHDFLLALQQAGEIFPVPAVTPVPHTQPWLAGVANLRGGLYAVADLGGFLGLRKQAPARNEQSRLVALNAKLDINCALLVDRLAGLRNSEELTPVEASSEAGALPAFVGRRLRDGQGRVWQELLLQALVVDEHFLSIVA, encoded by the coding sequence ATGTCCAACAAGGAAGCCCTGCGCGAACTGCAGCACCGATTGGCCGAGCGCATGCAGGCCGCGCGCGCTCAAGCGCCGGGCAACTCCTGGCTGGCGGTGGAGTGCGCCGGTCACGACTTTCTGCTCGCCCTGCAGCAGGCCGGCGAGATCTTCCCGGTGCCCGCCGTCACGCCGGTGCCGCACACCCAGCCCTGGCTGGCCGGGGTGGCGAATCTGCGCGGCGGGTTGTACGCGGTGGCCGATCTGGGCGGCTTTCTGGGCCTGCGCAAGCAAGCGCCCGCCCGCAATGAACAAAGCCGGCTGGTGGCGCTGAATGCCAAGCTGGACATCAATTGCGCGCTGCTGGTCGACCGGCTGGCCGGCCTGCGCAACAGTGAAGAACTGACCCCCGTGGAGGCCTCAAGCGAGGCCGGTGCACTGCCAGCCTTTGTCGGCCGCAGGCTGCGTGACGGGCAGGGCCGGGTCTGGCAGGAGTTGCTGCTGCAGGCCCTGGTGGTGGACGAGCATTTCCTGAGCATCGTGGCATGA
- a CDS encoding response regulator, giving the protein MAIHKILLVDDSKTELHYLTDLLSKKGFNVRTAVNGEEAMKRLEEEVPELILMDVVMPGQNGFQLTRAITRDERYAHIPVIMCTSKNQETDKVWGMRQGARDYVVKPVKAEELLAKIRALE; this is encoded by the coding sequence ATGGCCATTCACAAGATCCTGCTGGTGGACGACTCGAAGACCGAGTTGCACTACCTGACCGACTTGCTGAGCAAGAAGGGCTTTAATGTGCGCACCGCCGTCAATGGCGAAGAGGCGATGAAGCGACTTGAGGAAGAAGTGCCCGAGCTGATACTGATGGACGTGGTGATGCCCGGCCAGAACGGCTTCCAGCTGACCCGCGCCATCACCCGCGACGAGCGCTATGCCCATATCCCGGTGATCATGTGCACCAGCAAGAACCAGGAAACCGACAAGGTCTGGGGCATGCGCCAGGGCGCTCGCGACTATGTCGTCAAGCCAGTCAAGGCCGAAGAGTTGCTGGCCAAGATCAGGGCCCTGGAATAA
- a CDS encoding response regulator, with protein sequence MSSAAENGTQLTRVLVIDDSNTIRRSAEIFLKQGGYEVVLAEDGFDALAKVNDYQPDLVFCDILMPRLDGYQTCAIIKRNPRFAHLPVIMLSSKDGLFDKARGRMVGSQDYLTKPFTKDQLLSAVRQHRPQP encoded by the coding sequence TTGAGTTCCGCAGCTGAAAACGGCACCCAACTGACCCGGGTGCTGGTGATTGACGACAGCAACACCATCCGGCGCAGCGCCGAGATCTTCCTGAAACAGGGCGGATACGAGGTGGTGTTGGCCGAAGATGGCTTTGATGCCCTGGCCAAGGTCAACGATTACCAGCCCGATCTGGTGTTCTGCGACATCCTGATGCCGCGGCTCGATGGCTATCAAACCTGCGCCATCATCAAGCGCAATCCCCGCTTTGCCCATTTGCCGGTCATCATGCTGTCGTCCAAGGACGGGCTTTTCGACAAGGCGCGTGGCCGCATGGTCGGCTCGCAGGACTATCTGACCAAACCCTTTACCAAAGACCAGTTGTTGAGCGCCGTGCGCCAACACCGACCGCAGCCATGA
- a CDS encoding rubredoxin, which yields MCLICGWIYDEATGDIEHGIKPGTTWADVPMNWTCPECGARKEDFEMVRI from the coding sequence ATGTGCCTGATCTGTGGCTGGATTTACGACGAAGCCACCGGAGATATCGAACATGGCATCAAGCCCGGCACGACTTGGGCCGATGTACCGATGAACTGGACCTGTCCTGAGTGCGGCGCACGCAAGGAAGATTTCGAGATGGTTCGCATTTGA
- a CDS encoding bifunctional hydroxymethylpyrimidine kinase/phosphomethylpyrimidine kinase, with product MSTTDTSVTSSQVENQESPAPACVMTFNANDPSGAGGLAGDIATIAAMGAHGLPVVTAIVLRDTAEVFDQHVLDAETIAEQARGILEDVTISAWKVGFLGSAEGISAVAEVLSDYPDVPLVSYIPNLSWLDEEQQQSYSDAFRELILPQTQVLVGNHKTLTDLLLPEWELDRPASPRELAVAAAEHGAAHVLVTGMALPEHFVDNVLATPQGPITGEKFERFDVSFIGAGDTLSASLAALMAVGSEPHIAVGEALSFLDQALDAGFRPGMGNVVPDRFFWALPPNEEEETDLDEPTLDDSDGAPRRVH from the coding sequence ATGAGCACCACCGATACCTCAGTCACCAGCTCCCAGGTCGAGAACCAGGAGTCGCCGGCCCCGGCCTGCGTGATGACCTTCAACGCCAACGACCCCAGCGGTGCGGGCGGTCTGGCCGGCGACATCGCCACCATCGCCGCGATGGGTGCGCATGGCCTGCCGGTGGTCACCGCCATCGTGCTGCGCGACACCGCCGAGGTCTTCGATCAGCATGTGCTGGACGCCGAAACGATTGCCGAGCAGGCCCGCGGCATTCTCGAGGACGTCACCATCTCGGCGTGGAAGGTCGGCTTTCTGGGCAGCGCCGAGGGCATCAGCGCCGTCGCCGAGGTGCTGTCCGACTATCCCGATGTGCCTCTGGTGTCCTACATTCCCAATCTGTCCTGGCTCGACGAGGAGCAGCAGCAGAGCTATAGCGACGCCTTTCGCGAGCTGATACTGCCGCAGACCCAGGTGCTGGTGGGCAATCACAAGACCTTGACCGACCTGCTGCTGCCAGAGTGGGAGCTGGACCGCCCGGCCTCGCCGCGCGAGCTGGCCGTGGCCGCCGCCGAGCATGGCGCCGCCCATGTGCTGGTCACCGGCATGGCCCTGCCCGAGCACTTCGTCGACAACGTGCTGGCCACGCCCCAGGGCCCCATCACCGGCGAGAAGTTCGAACGCTTCGATGTCAGCTTCATCGGCGCCGGCGACACGCTGTCGGCCTCGCTGGCGGCGCTGATGGCCGTCGGCAGCGAGCCGCATATTGCCGTCGGCGAGGCCCTGTCCTTCCTCGACCAGGCGCTGGACGCGGGTTTCCGCCCCGGCATGGGCAATGTTGTGCCCGACCGCTTCTTCTGGGCCCTGCCGCCCAACGAGGAAGAAGAGACCGACCTTGACGAACCCACTCTTGACGATAGCGACGGAGCCCCGCGACGTGTCCACTGA
- the hemL gene encoding glutamate-1-semialdehyde 2,1-aminomutase — MSTEPDLNQALFERAQKVIPGGVNSPVRAFRAVGGTPRFITRGDGAYIFDANGRRYIDYIGSWGPMILGHGHPAVLEAVQKAAIEGFSFGAPTEREVELAEAILALVPSMEQVRLVSSGTEATMSAIRLARGATGRSKFIKFEGCYHGHTDALLVKAGSGLATFGNPTSAGVPPEVAQHTIVLEYNNLAQLEEAFVLHGKELACVMIEPIAGNMNFVRASVPFIKRLRELCTEYGALFVFDEVMTGFRVALGGAQAHYAKLIPGFKPDMSVFGKVIGGGMPLAAFGASRDIMSHLAPLGSVYQAGTLSGNPVATACGLATLREIAKPGFFEALSAKTRTLVDGLKTVARENGVAFSADSEGGMFGFFLMDELPQNYTTVMTTDKERFNRFFHGMLDRGVYLAPALYEAGFVSAAHSSADLDATLDAARHALR; from the coding sequence GTGTCCACTGAACCCGATCTGAACCAGGCGCTGTTCGAGCGCGCACAAAAAGTCATTCCCGGTGGCGTCAATTCGCCGGTGCGCGCGTTTCGCGCCGTTGGCGGCACGCCGCGCTTCATCACCCGGGGCGATGGCGCCTACATTTTTGACGCCAACGGCCGCCGCTACATCGACTACATCGGCTCCTGGGGCCCGATGATTCTCGGCCACGGCCATCCGGCCGTGCTGGAGGCGGTGCAGAAGGCCGCCATCGAGGGCTTTTCGTTTGGCGCACCGACCGAGCGCGAAGTCGAGCTGGCCGAGGCCATCCTGGCCCTGGTGCCCAGCATGGAGCAGGTGCGCCTGGTCAGCTCCGGCACCGAGGCGACGATGAGCGCCATCCGCCTGGCGCGCGGCGCAACCGGGCGCTCCAAGTTCATCAAGTTCGAGGGCTGCTACCACGGCCACACCGACGCGCTGCTGGTCAAGGCCGGTTCCGGTCTCGCCACCTTCGGCAACCCGACCAGCGCCGGCGTGCCGCCCGAGGTGGCCCAGCACACCATCGTGCTGGAATACAACAACCTGGCCCAGCTGGAAGAGGCTTTCGTCCTGCACGGCAAGGAGCTGGCCTGCGTGATGATAGAGCCCATCGCCGGCAATATGAACTTCGTGCGCGCGTCGGTGCCCTTCATCAAGCGCCTGCGCGAGCTGTGCACCGAGTACGGCGCGCTGTTCGTGTTCGATGAGGTGATGACCGGTTTTCGCGTCGCACTCGGCGGTGCCCAGGCCCACTACGCGAAGCTGATTCCGGGCTTCAAGCCGGACATGAGCGTGTTTGGCAAGGTCATCGGCGGCGGCATGCCGCTGGCGGCGTTTGGCGCCAGCCGGGACATCATGAGCCATCTGGCGCCGCTGGGTTCGGTCTATCAGGCCGGCACCCTGAGCGGCAACCCGGTTGCCACCGCCTGCGGCCTGGCCACCTTGCGCGAGATCGCCAAGCCGGGCTTTTTCGAAGCGCTGAGTGCCAAGACCCGCACGCTGGTGGATGGCCTGAAGACGGTCGCCCGCGAGAACGGCGTGGCCTTCAGCGCCGACAGCGAGGGCGGCATGTTCGGCTTCTTCCTGATGGACGAGCTGCCGCAGAACTACACCACGGTAATGACCACCGACAAGGAGCGCTTCAACCGCTTCTTCCACGGCATGCTGGACCGCGGCGTGTACCTGGCGCCGGCGCTGTACGAGGCCGGCTTCGTCAGCGCTGCGCACAGCAGCGCCGATCTTGACGCCACCTTGGACGCCGCGCGCCACGCACTGCGTTAA
- a CDS encoding methyl-accepting chemotaxis protein, giving the protein MKFFSHLTLARKFALLGLLAALSTALPAALYLQEALNRLGDARLAAAATPTMRRLYEAIRLTQEHRGLSNAALVGNAKARADRPAKQAEASAALEAVMQQLRADAGRAGADWRQVQAQWQGLAAEVEGGSIAPADSFKRHTGLIAAQMAVLSEVFDQHGWSRDPQPRTNFTMSATALDGIGFTERLGQMRATGSRALTQKAISNDERLALQSLVAGAEDSQQRVRAALARAMSDDARYATALRAPLEQLERDLAAGFEQVSQQLIRAETLNADPNQFFATMTGLIKQQFELNKLGTGLVDESLSSRASALQRQVLLLSAAVLVLALLCAWAGWSVARGTSGALRAAAHSAQAMATGRLDVAIPAGGRDEVGDFLRALLAMRDQLAAIVEGVRSNADGVATASQEIAQGNADLSMRTEQQSSALQESASSIAQLHAAVRQNADTAQEADRLAQEASRIAGAGGTVMGEVVATMQTIHSSAQRIAEIIGTIDGIAFQTNILALNAAVEAARAGEQGRGFAVVAGEVRSLAQRSAQAAREIKGLIGNSVERVEQGNQLVSRAGTTMQAVVQAIDRVTPLMNRINQASAAQAVDIARVSQSVAQMDHATQQNAALVEQSAAAAESLSEQAQQLVRAVAVFSVAPARGG; this is encoded by the coding sequence ATGAAGTTCTTCTCCCACCTGACCCTGGCGCGCAAGTTCGCGCTGCTGGGTCTGCTTGCAGCACTGTCCACCGCCCTGCCGGCGGCGCTCTACCTGCAGGAGGCGCTGAACCGGCTCGGCGATGCCCGCCTGGCCGCCGCGGCCACGCCGACGATGCGCCGGCTTTACGAGGCCATCCGGCTGACACAGGAGCATCGCGGCCTGTCCAATGCCGCCCTGGTCGGCAATGCCAAGGCAAGGGCGGACCGGCCGGCCAAGCAGGCCGAGGCCTCGGCCGCCCTCGAGGCGGTGATGCAGCAGTTGCGGGCAGATGCCGGCCGGGCCGGCGCTGACTGGCGCCAGGTGCAGGCGCAATGGCAGGGGCTGGCTGCCGAGGTCGAGGGCGGCAGCATCGCGCCAGCCGACAGCTTCAAGCGCCATACCGGGCTGATCGCGGCGCAGATGGCCGTGCTGAGCGAGGTGTTCGATCAGCACGGCTGGTCGCGCGACCCGCAGCCCCGCACCAACTTCACGATGAGCGCCACCGCGCTGGACGGCATAGGCTTCACCGAGCGGCTGGGCCAGATGCGGGCCACCGGCAGCCGTGCGCTGACGCAGAAAGCCATCAGCAACGATGAGCGCCTGGCCCTGCAATCGCTGGTGGCCGGCGCCGAAGACAGCCAGCAGCGCGTGCGCGCGGCCCTGGCCCGCGCAATGAGCGACGACGCCCGCTACGCCACCGCCCTGCGTGCTCCGCTGGAGCAGCTGGAGCGCGACCTCGCCGCCGGCTTCGAGCAGGTCAGCCAGCAGCTGATACGGGCCGAGACCCTGAACGCCGATCCGAACCAGTTCTTTGCCACGATGACGGGCTTGATCAAGCAGCAGTTCGAGCTCAACAAGCTGGGCACCGGGCTGGTGGACGAGAGCCTGTCCAGCCGCGCCAGCGCGCTGCAGCGCCAGGTGCTGCTGCTGTCCGCGGCGGTGCTGGTGCTGGCCCTGCTCTGCGCCTGGGCCGGCTGGAGCGTGGCGCGCGGCACCAGCGGGGCGCTTCGTGCCGCGGCCCACTCGGCCCAGGCGATGGCCACGGGCCGGCTCGATGTGGCCATCCCGGCCGGCGGCCGCGACGAGGTGGGCGACTTCCTGCGCGCCCTGCTGGCCATGCGCGACCAGCTGGCGGCCATTGTCGAGGGCGTACGCAGCAATGCCGACGGCGTGGCCACGGCCAGCCAGGAGATCGCCCAGGGCAATGCCGACCTCAGCATGCGCACCGAACAGCAGTCCAGCGCGCTGCAGGAAAGCGCCTCGTCGATCGCCCAGCTGCATGCCGCGGTGCGCCAGAACGCCGATACCGCCCAGGAGGCCGACCGGCTGGCTCAGGAGGCCTCGCGCATTGCCGGCGCCGGCGGCACGGTGATGGGCGAGGTGGTGGCCACGATGCAGACCATACACAGCAGCGCCCAGCGCATTGCCGAGATCATAGGCACCATAGACGGCATCGCCTTCCAGACCAATATCCTGGCGCTGAATGCCGCCGTCGAGGCCGCGCGTGCCGGTGAGCAGGGACGCGGCTTCGCCGTTGTTGCCGGCGAGGTGCGCAGCCTGGCGCAGCGCAGCGCCCAGGCCGCGCGCGAGATCAAGGGCCTGATCGGCAACTCGGTCGAGCGCGTCGAGCAGGGCAATCAGCTGGTCAGCCGCGCCGGCACCACGATGCAGGCGGTGGTACAGGCCATTGACCGCGTCACGCCGCTGATGAACCGCATCAACCAGGCCAGCGCGGCCCAGGCGGTCGACATCGCCCGCGTCAGCCAATCGGTGGCGCAGATGGACCACGCCACCCAGCAGAATGCCGCCCTGGTCGAGCAGTCGGCCGCAGCCGCCGAAAGCCTGTCGGAGCAGGCCCAGCAGCTGGTGCGCGCCGTCGCGGTATTCAGTGTCGCCCCGGCCCGCGGCGGCTGA
- the mpl gene encoding UDP-N-acetylmuramate:L-alanyl-gamma-D-glutamyl-meso-diaminopimelate ligase, producing the protein MHIHILGICGTFMGGLAALAREAGHRVTGCDANVYPPMSEQLRALGIELIQGFGPEQLELKPDLFVIGNLVTRGEKFPLMEAILDAGLPYTSGPLWLAEHVLQGRHVLAVAGTHGKTSVTSMLAWILDQAGLKPGFLVGGVPQNFGVSARLGEGSPFVIEADEYDTAFFDKRSKFVHYRPRTAILNNLEFDHADIFADLGAIETQFHHLIRTVPAKGRLVVNAREEALQRVLSRGCWSEMVRFGPRKEEPGALRARGEPQSFDVLRGSLKVAHVDWPLLGEHNQLNALAAIAAAEHVGVAPEVAAQALGSFQNVRRRMELSGEAGGVKVYDDFAHHPTAMRTTIDGLRRKVGLETRILAVFEPRTNTMKLGAMKAQLPWALEECDLAFCHQDQLAWDAKEALAPMGKQAVVCPDIDSLVQAVVKAAKPGDQVLCMSNGGFGGIHARLLKALAERG; encoded by the coding sequence ATGCATATTCACATCCTAGGTATCTGCGGCACCTTCATGGGGGGCCTGGCGGCCCTGGCCCGCGAGGCCGGCCACCGGGTCACCGGCTGCGACGCCAATGTCTATCCGCCGATGAGCGAACAGCTGCGCGCGCTGGGCATCGAGTTGATACAGGGCTTCGGGCCCGAGCAGCTGGAGCTCAAGCCCGATCTGTTCGTGATCGGCAACCTGGTCACCCGCGGCGAGAAGTTCCCGCTGATGGAGGCGATTCTCGACGCCGGCCTGCCCTACACCAGCGGCCCGCTATGGCTGGCCGAGCATGTCTTGCAGGGCCGCCATGTGCTGGCCGTGGCCGGGACGCACGGCAAGACCAGCGTGACCTCGATGCTGGCCTGGATACTCGACCAGGCCGGCCTCAAGCCCGGCTTTCTGGTCGGCGGCGTGCCGCAGAACTTCGGCGTGTCGGCTCGGCTCGGCGAGGGATCACCCTTCGTCATTGAGGCCGATGAATACGACACCGCTTTCTTCGACAAGCGCAGCAAGTTCGTCCATTACCGGCCGCGCACGGCGATCCTGAACAATCTCGAGTTCGACCATGCCGACATCTTTGCCGACCTCGGCGCGATCGAGACCCAGTTCCACCACCTGATACGCACCGTGCCGGCCAAGGGCCGCCTGGTTGTCAATGCCCGCGAAGAGGCCCTGCAGCGCGTGCTCAGCCGCGGCTGCTGGAGCGAGATGGTGCGCTTCGGCCCGCGCAAGGAAGAGCCCGGCGCCTTGCGCGCCCGCGGCGAACCACAAAGCTTCGACGTGCTGCGCGGCAGCCTCAAGGTCGCCCATGTGGACTGGCCGCTGCTGGGCGAGCACAACCAGCTCAATGCCCTGGCCGCGATCGCCGCGGCCGAGCATGTGGGCGTGGCCCCCGAGGTGGCCGCCCAGGCACTGGGCAGCTTCCAGAATGTACGCCGGCGCATGGAGCTCAGCGGCGAGGCCGGTGGCGTCAAGGTCTACGACGATTTCGCCCACCACCCGACGGCGATGCGCACCACCATCGACGGCCTGCGCCGCAAGGTCGGCCTGGAGACACGCATCCTGGCCGTGTTCGAGCCGCGCACCAACACCATGAAGCTGGGCGCGATGAAGGCCCAGCTGCCCTGGGCGCTGGAAGAGTGCGACCTTGCCTTCTGCCACCAGGACCAGCTCGCCTGGGACGCCAAGGAAGCCCTGGCTCCGATGGGCAAGCAGGCCGTGGTCTGCCCCGACATCGACAGCCTGGTGCAGGCGGTGGTCAAGGCCGCCAAGCCAGGCGACCAGGTGCTGTGCATGAGCAATGGCGGCTTTGGCGGCATCCATGCCAGGCTGTTGAAGGCGCTGGCCGAGCGGGGTTGA